The Devosia sp. 1566 sequence CGCACTCATGAATGCGCTTGATGCGGCAGAGCGTTTGGAACACAGCAAGCCGGTCGAAGCCAGTCGCAGCCGGACCTAGCGTTAATAGAGCCACCCTGAACAGGGTGGCCCGAGTCTTAACAGCGTCATGCCTCGACTAGTTCGCGCACGGTCGCGACGATTGTCTCAGGGTTATAAGGCTTTACGAAAAATTTCCCGTCCGGCACTTCGCGCGGGCTCACCCGCCGGACGCCCGAGGCCACCACAATCTTGATGTCGGGCCATTCGTCCCGCACTGCCGCGGCCAGCGTCAGGCCGTCCATTCCCCCGTCCAGATCCACATCGGTGAACATGGCGTGCACCGCCACGTGCGAATACAGCAGCGCTAGCGCGGCCGCGGCGCCGGCTGCTTCATGCACCTTGAAACCCTCATTCTCGAACACCGCGACAATGTTCATGCGGATAAGCGGTTCGTCTTCAACGATCAGGACGGAGATCTGCTCGGTCATCGGACACCAGGGGCTGGGAGATACTCCGGCCTGAACGTCACCACCTTTGAATCGATCCTTCACATTCGGCGCGAAGCTCGACATTTGCCCGGACTCGTTTGGCCCCGATCGAACCCCAAGATTGCCCAGTCGTGCCCCGGCAAATGTAGGATCGTGGCGTCTTCAAGCGTCAGCAGCAACAAGGAGGTGCACCATGCCCTATGTTGATGGATATGTTCTTGCCGTGCCGAAGAGCTTTCTGGAGCAATACAAGGAAATTGCCCGCCGGGCGGGCGAGGCCTGGATGGCCTACGGCGCCTTGGCCTACAAGGAAGCCGTCGCCGATGACGTGCCCTACGGGGAGCTGACATCCTTCCCGCGCGCCGTGATGGCCACCGAGGACGAAGTCGTGATCTTTTCCTGGGTGCTTTATCAATCGCGCGAACAGCGCGATGCCGTCAACGCCAAGGTCATGAACGACCCCGAGCTCACCGGGCTGATGGAAAACGCACCGATCGACATGAAGCGAATGATTTTCGGCGGCTTCACCACCTTCGTCGATCTATAGGCTAGACGGCCGGGGAGGGGGTTGCCTAAGCCCGGCCGAACTCATCATCCAAGCGCGTGATGTCGTCTTCACCGAGGTAAGAGCCCGTTTGCACTTCGATCAATTCCAGCAAGATTTTGCCGGGATTAGCCAGTCTATGCGTACACCCCAGCGGAAGATAGACCGACTGATTCTCGGTGACAGTTTGCACTTCATTGTTGAGCGTCACCTCGGCGGTCCCTCGCACCACAATCCAGTGTTCGGAACGATGATGGTGCCGCTGCAGCGAGAGCTTCCTGCCTGGCTTGACAAACAGGCGCTTGACCTGGAACCGCTCCCCGGTCACCAGCGAAGAATAACCACCCCAAGGTCGATACGAGGTACGGTGTATCTGGGTCAAGGCCGCGGTATGGCTTCGCCCGCGCAACTGCTGGACCATGTCGCCGACCTTTTGCGCTTCGGACAGCCGCCCGACATAGATTGCGTCTTCGCTGGCGATCACCGCCACGTCCTCCAGGCCCTCCACGGCGACATGAGCACGGTCGGTCACTACCAGGGAGTGGCTCACATTGGACAAGGTGACCCCGCCGCGGCTGACATTATCCGATCCGTCCTTGTCTGCGACCTTCCACAGCGCAGCCCAACTCCCTAGGTCAGACCAGCCAAAACTCACGGGGACCACCGCGGCGCAGTTGG is a genomic window containing:
- a CDS encoding response regulator, which encodes MTEQISVLIVEDEPLIRMNIVAVFENEGFKVHEAAGAAAALALLYSHVAVHAMFTDVDLDGGMDGLTLAAAVRDEWPDIKIVVASGVRRVSPREVPDGKFFVKPYNPETIVATVRELVEA
- a CDS encoding DUF1428 family protein, translating into MPYVDGYVLAVPKSFLEQYKEIARRAGEAWMAYGALAYKEAVADDVPYGELTSFPRAVMATEDEVVIFSWVLYQSREQRDAVNAKVMNDPELTGLMENAPIDMKRMIFGGFTTFVDL